The Pseudomonas sp. Marseille-Q3773 DNA window TGGTAGTGGTTGGGCAGCCAGCCTTGTTCCCAGCCTAGCCAGCCAGCCAGCGGCAGCACCGCCAGGGCAATGGCGGCAGCAGACGCCAGGGGCCGCCAGCCGCGCGGGCGTGCCTGCTGCTGAACGGGCGGGTTGAAGTCGATGACGGTGGCGTTGCGTGGCAGCAGGTCGGCGGTTTGCCAGATCTCCAGCATTGCCTGGTATTCCTCGGCATGCTGCGGGTTGGCCGCCAGCCAGCGGCTGAATGCCTCACGCTCGGCCACCGTGCAATCCTCGGCGTGCAGGCGCATGCACCAGTGCGCGGCGGCGTCGGTGATGGCATCGTCTGGGCTGGGGTTGTGGCGGTCGTGGTTCATTGCGGCTCCGGGTTTTGCGCATTCTACCCTTGGCGCAGGGCTGCCGAGAACCGAGGCAATAGCGAGTGACTCCCAGTTGTGCCGGTTTTTCATCGGATTGGCAATGGATTTCCAGCGTTTGAGAACCCTTCGCGGCAGAACCGCGGGGTGCCCATGCAGTCCCGCCGGGTCGGGCGATCAGAACTGTTCGGCGGTCAGCCCATAAAGGCTGGCGCTGCCTGCGCGAATAGTCGCCTCCAGGCCCAGGCCACGCGGCAGCACCCGCTGGAAGTAGAACTGCGCGCACGCCAGCTTGGCCTCATGGAATGCGCCATCCTCGTCACGCTTGGCCAACGCCACCGCAGCCATCCGCGCCCACATGTAGGCATACGCGGTCAGCCCGAACAGTTGCAGATATTCTACCGCCACGGCACTGACCAGGTTGGGCTCCTCGCCGGCCCGCGAGCGCAGCCAGGCGCTGGTCGCCTCCAGCCGCGCCAGGCTCGCTTGCAGGGCTTCACGGTACAGCGGCGCGTCGAGGCTGAACGCGCGTACCTCGGCAGCAAAGCTGGCCAGTGCCTGGCCGCCGTCGGCCAGCACCTTGCGCCCGAGCAGGTCAAGGGCCTGAATGCCGTTGGTGCCCTCATAGATCTGGGCGATGCGCACGTCACGCACGCGCTGTTCCTGGCCCCATTCACGGATGTAGCCATGGCCCCCATACACCTGCTGGCCGAGCACGCAGCTCTCCAGGCCGTTGTCGGTGAAGAACGCCTTGGCCACCGGTGTCAGCAGCGCCACCAGGCGCTGGGCGTGCTCGCGTTCACCGGCGTCGTCGGCGTAGCGCGCCAGGTCCAGTTGTTGGCCAACGTAGGCGGCGAACGCCCGGCCACCTTCGGTGAGGGTGCGCATGGTCAGCAGCATGCGCCGCACGTCACCGTGCTGGATGATCGGGTCGGCCACCTTGTCCCTGGCCTGCGGGCCACTGGCGGCGCGGCTTTGCAGGCGCTCATTGGCATAGCGGGCGGCGCTCTGGTAGGACGCTTCGGCACAGCCGATACCCTGCAGGCCGATGGACAGGCGTTCATAGTTCATCATGGTGAACATCGCGGCCAGGCCCTTGTTCGGCTCGCCCACCAGGTAGCCGACCGCGCCGTCGAAGTTCATCACGCAGGTGGCCGAGGCCTTGATGCCCATCTTGTGTTCGACCGAGCCGCAATGGACGGGGTTGCGTCTGCCCAGGCTGCCATCGGCCTCGACCAGGTACTTGGGCACCAGGAACAGCGAAATGCCCTTGGCACCGGCTGGTGCATCGGGCAGCTTGGCCAGCACCAGGTGGATGATGTTCTCGGTCAGGTCCTGCTCGCCGCCGGTGATGAAGATCTTGCTGCCGCTGATGCGATAGCTGCCGTCGGCCTGGGGTTCGGCGCGGCTGCGGATCAGCCCCAGGTCGGTGCCGGCATGGGGCTCGGTGAGGCACATGGTGCCGGCCCAGCGCCCGGCGTACAGGGGCGGCAGGTAGGTGGCCTTCAGCGCTTCGCTGGCGTGGGCATCGATCGCCAGGCAGCTGCCGGCGCTCAATGCCGAATACAGGCTGAAGCTGCAATCGGCGGCATAGAGCATTTCCTCGAACAGCACGCCGAGCATTTTCGGCATGCCCATGCCGCCATGCTCAGGGTTGCCACCCAGGCCGACCCAGCCGCCTTCGCGGTAGGTGTGCCAGGCCTCACGGAAGCCATCGGGGGTGGTGACGCTGCCGGCCTCGAAGCGCACGCCTTGCTCGTCACCGTTGCGGCTGAGCGGGGCGATCAGCTGGCCGGTGACCTTGGCCGCTTCCTCGAGGATGGCATCGGCGGTTTCAGCATCGATGCGCTCGGCCAGGGCAGGCAGGCGAGCCCACAGGGCAGGGGCGTTGAACACATCATGCAGGACGAAGCGCATGTCGCGCAGGGGGGCGGTATAGGAAGTCATCGCGGGACTCTCGAAAGGTGGGCAATCTGGGCTGGCCTGTTCGCGGGTAGAGCCGCGAACAGGCCGCCAGGGTTTCAGAGGGCCTTGGCCCGGTCGCGCAGCACGTATTTCTGGATCTTGCCGGTGGAGGTTTTCGGCAGTTCGCCGAAGACCACGGTCTTCGGTACCTTGAACCCGGCCAGGTGCTCGCGGCACCAGCCGGTGATGTCGGCTTCGCGGGTGTCTTCGCGGCCCGGCTTGAGGGCGACGAAGGCGCACGGGGTTTCTCCCCATTTTTCGTCCGGGCGAGCCACTACCGCGGCTTCCAGCACGGCGGGGTGCTTGTACAGGGCATCCTCGACCTCGATGGTGGAAATGTTCTCGCCGCCGGAAATGATGATGTCCTTGAGCCGGTCCTTGATCTCGACATAGCCGTCGGCATGCCACACGGCCAGGTCGCCGGTGTGGAACCAGCCGCCACGGAAGGCTTCCGCGGTCGCTTCGGGGTTTTTCAGGTAGCCCTTCATCACGGTGTTGCCGCGCATGAAGATCTCGCCCAAGGTATTGCCGTCGCGCGGTACCGGCTCAAGGGTCTGCGGGTCGGCGACCATCAAGCCATCAAGGGTCGGGTAGCGCACGCCCTGGCGTGACTTGATCCGCGCGCGTTCTTCCAGCGCAAGTTGGTCCCATTCGTCATGCCAGGCGCACACGGTAACCGGGCCATAGACTTCGGTCAGGCCGTAGGTGTGGGTCACCTGTATGCCCATTTCCTCCACGGCGCCGATCACCTTGGCGGGAGGCGCGGCGCCGGCGACCATGGCCTGCACCGGGTGCTCGATGGCCGCCTTGGCCGACTCGGGCATGTTGACCAGGGCGTTGAGCACGATCGGCGCGCCGCACAGGTGGCTGACCCGGTGTTCGCGGATCAGGTTGAGGATTTTCTGCGGGTCGACCCGGCGCAGGAACACGTGGGTGCCGGCCAGCGCGGTGATGGTCCATGGGTAGCACCAGCCGTTGCAGTGGAACATCGGCAGGGTCCACAGGTACACCGGGCGATGGCCCATGGCCCAGGTCATTTGGTTGCCCAGGGCATTCAGGTAGGCGCCGCGGTGGTGATAGACCACGCCCTTGGGGTTGCCGGTGGTGCCGGAGGTGTAGTTGAGCGAGATCGCCTGCCACTCGTCGTCGGGCCATTCCCAGGCAAATTCCGGGTCGCCTTCGGCGAGGAATGCCTCGTAGTCCAGCTCGCTGAGCGCACGGCCTTCGCCGTACTCCGGGTCATCCACATCCACCACCAGTGGCGGGGGTTCGAGCAGGGCCAGGGCAGCCTCGATGACCGTATGGAACTCGCGGGCGGGAATCAGCACCTTGGCCTCGCCATGTTGCAGCATGAAGGCGATGGCCTCGGGGGCCAGGCGCACGTTCAGGGGGTTGAGCACGGCACCGGTCATGGGCACGCCAAAGTGGGCCTCGAGCATGGCCGGAATGTTCGGCAACATCACCGCCACGGTATCGCCACGGCCGATACCTCGGCCCGCCAGGGCGCTGGCCAGGCGTCGGCAGCGCTGGTAGGTTTCCTGCCAGTCGCGGCGGATGGCTCCGTGTATCACTGCGGGGTAGTTGCCGTAAACGGCAGCGGTGCGCTCGATGAAGCTCAGCGGGGTGAGGGCGACATGGTTGACGGCTGCGGGCATCAGGCCCTGGGCGTAGATCGACATGCAGTAGTCCTGTAAGGGAGGCAGGCGCAGCCAGTGCGCTGGACCCCCGGTGGCTGATTGTTAGCTCTGTTCAGGGTGCAGGGTGGCGGATGTTGAGCCGCTACCCTTGGCGGATTTTTACGCGAGTCGCTATGGTATTAGGAATATCGACTATAGCAATATAGTAAAACTACTATAACAACGAGTCGTTCACTGTGGACAAGACTGCCTACCCCTTGCTCGCCAAGGACCCCCAGCCCAGCCTGATGCTGGCCGGTGATGCCAGGCCGCTGGCGCTCAACCCGGCGATGCAGGCGTGGCTCGATGAAGGCCCAGTACTGGCCAGCTGGCTGCCGGCCAACTGTGCCGCCCTGGTGCGCGCCTGCCTGCGCCAGCACCGGGCAATTGCCGGCGTCGAGGTGCAGGTCGGCGAGCGCATCGTGTTGTGGAATTTCATTCCCGACGATCAGGGCCAGCACGTGCTGGCGCGTTGCCGCGATGCCAGCGACGAGCGCCACGGTGCGCGCGAAGCCAGCCGCGCCCGGCGCCTGTACCGGCTGATCATCGAGAACACCACCGACCTGATCTCCCGGCACAGTCCTGATGGCCGTTTTCTCGATGCCTCGCCGGCGGCATTCCGCCTGCTCGGACTGTGGCCCGAGCAATTGCGCGGCATGGCCGTGCACAGCCTGCTGCACCCACGCGAACGTCGCCAGGTGCTGCGTCAGGCCGCGGCGGCCCTGGACCAGGACGGTTACCACACCATGACCTGCCGGGTGCGCCAGGCCGCAGGCGGCTACCGCTGGTTCGAAATTGCCAGCCGGGCGATCCGCGAAACCTACACCGGCGCGGTGGTGGAGGTGGTCAGCGTGTCCCGCGACATCACCTTGCGTATCGAGGCCCAGGAGGGCCTGGCGCACAGTGCCCGCCTGGCCACCCTGGGCGAGCTGGCTTCAGGTATCGCCCACGAGATCAACCAACCATTGGCCGCCGTGGTCAACTATGCCAATGCCAGCCAGCGCTACCTGCAGGGCGTGGCGCACGACCCGCAGGCGCGCGAGCGGGTCGGGCAGGGCCTGCAGCGCATCAGCGAGCAGGCCACCCATGCCGCCGAAGTGATCCGCCGCCTGCGTGCCTTCCTGCGCAAGGAGCCGCGCCGCCTGCAGGCGCTGGACGTGGCCGAGGTGGCCGGTGAAGCCATGCGCCTGTGTGCCTGGGAAGCCGCGCGCGACCAGGTGCTGGTCGAACTGCGCATGAGCGGGCAACTGCCCTCGGTGTACGCCGACCGGGTATTGCTCGAGCAAGTGCTGCTCAACCTGCTGCGCAATGCCATCGAGGCCAACCGTGAGCAGCACGGCGAGCGACCGTCGCGTATCCTGCTGAGCGCCGAGCGCGATGGTGACGGCGTGCGGGTGGAAGTGGCCGACCAGGGGCCAGGCGTAGCCCCCGGGCAGCTGGACGAAATCTTCACGCCTTTCACCACCAGCAAGGCCGATGGCCTGGGCCTGGGGTTGAGCATGAGCCGCAGCCTGATCGAAGGCTTTGGCGGCAGCCTGTGGGCGCGGCCCGGTGACAAGGGTGGTCTGGTGCTGTGCTGCCGTCTGGCGGTCAGCAGGGGATAAGGGGAAACGCGGTGCAAGCGAAAGTGTATGTGGTCGATGACGACCAGGGCATGCGGGATTCGACCGTGTGGCTGTTGCAGTCGGTAGGTTTGCAGGCCCTGCCGTTCGCCAGCGGGCAGGCGTTTCTTGACGCCTGCGTTGATGAGGGGCCTGCCTGTGTGCTGCTGGATGTGCGCATGCCGGGGCTGGGCGGGTTGGCGGTGCAGCAGGCGATGCGTGAACGTGGCCTGGCGCTGCCGGTGATTTTCGTCAGTGGCCATGCCGATGTGCCGATCGTGGTGCGGGCGTTCAAGAGCGGCGCCTGCGATTTCATCGAAAAGCCGTACAACGACCAGTTGCTGCTTGACAGCGTGCAGGCCGCGCTGGAACACGCCGGGCGCGCACGCCAGGACGGCCAGGCACTGGCGCAGGTGCAGGCGCGTATCGATGCCCTGACACCGCGCGAGCGCGACGTGTTCGTGCCGTTGGCCCAAGGCTTGAACAACCGCGAGATCGCCGAGCGGCTGGGGGTCAGCGTGAAGACCGTCGACCTGTACCGCGGCCGGGTGATGAAGCGCTTGCAGGCACAAAGCCTGGCCGAGCTGGTCGGCATGGCCATTGCCTGCGGTGCGGTGCAGGCATTGGGCCTGCGAGCCCTCTGACCGCCTTTGTCGTGGCCCCTGGACCACGCACCTCACCTTAAAGCTGCCCTGGGTTCTGTGTTGCGGCACGAACTGTCAGGACCACTGGGTTGCCCATCACGACGCAAGGCTGCTCCTGCAAAGGGCGGCGGGTCAGGCCAGGATCATGAAATTTTTCATAGCTTGCTAATCAAGGCTTTGACATTCACTGCCTAAGCAGTAATATTTTTACACACTTACCCGAGCAGTCGCTGATGGCCCATTTCACCCCAGACAACTTCCAGACCTGCGCCATCGGCATGCTGCTTGGCCGCGCTGCGATCCTCAAGGACCGCATCCTCGACTGGCACCTCGAATCCGAGGGCGTCACCGCCGCGCAGTTCAAGGTGCTGATCATCGTCACCCAGTACCAGGTGGATACCCCGGCCGAACTGTGCCGCTACCTGGGCCTGGACAGCGGCTCGATGACGCGCATGCTCGACCGCCTCGAGCAGAAGGAACTGATCGTGCGCAATCGCTGTGCCGACGACCGTCGCCAGGTGCGGCTGGCCTTGACCGCCGACGGCCAGCGCCTGGCCGACCGGCTGCCGGAAATCGGCGCCGCCGCCATGAACGAATTGTGCGGCGCACTGGACGCCGAAGAACTCAAGGCCCTGGAGGGCCTGCTGGCCAAGGTACTGCTTGCTGCCGGCGACCCGTTGACGATCCGCCGCTTCGGCGATCGCTGAACCCTGTCACGCATTTTCCAAGGTACTGTCATGGCCACTTCCACAGACACCCCGTCTCCCTCCGCACCGCCCGAGCCCTCGCGCAAGCGCAAGGCCTGGCTGCTTGCCCTGTTGTTGCTGGTGATCCTGGCCGCCGCAGGCGCCTGGGCCTGGTACAGCCTGGTCGGGCGTTGGCACGAAAGCACCGACGATGCCTATGTCAACGGCAACGTGGTGGAAATCACGCCGCTGGTCAGCGGTACGGTCATCAGCATCGGCGCCGATGACGGCGACCTGGTGCATGCTGGCCAGGTGCTGCTGCAATTCGACCCGGCCGACAGCGAAGTGGCCCTGCAGTCCGCCGAAGCCAGGCTGGCGCGCAGTGTGCGCCAGGTGCGCGGACTGTACAGCAACGTCGACTCGCTCAAGGCCCAGCTGGAAACCCGCCAGGCCGAATTGCGCAAGGCCCAACAGGACTTCAACCGGCGCAAGGTGCTGGCTGAAAGCGGGGCGATTGCCGCTGAAGAGCTGTCCCATGCCCGCGATGACCTCAGCGTGGCCCAGGCCGCGGTCAACAGCGCGCGTCAGCAACTGAGTACCAGCAGTGCGCTGGTCGACGACACCGTGGTGTCCTCGCACCCCGAGGTGATGGCGGCTGCCGCCGACCTGCGCCAGGCTTACCTTGACCACGCCCGTACCACCCTGGTCGCGCCGGTGACTGGCTACGTCGCCAAGCGTACCGTGCAGCTGGGCCAGCGCCTGCAGCCTGGCACCGCGACCATGGCGGTGATTCCACTGGACCAGGTGTGGATCGATGCCAACTTCAAGGAAACCCAGCTGCGTGACATGCGCATCGGCCAACCGGTGCAGATCAGCGCCGACCTGTATGGCAGCGAGGTCAAGTACAGCGGCACGGTCGACAGCCTTGGCGCCGGCACCGGCAGTGCCTTCGCCCTGTTGCCGGCGCAGAATGCCACTGGTAACTGGATCAAGATCGTCCAGCGGGTGCCGGTACGCATTCACCTCAGCCCCGATCAGCTCAAGGAGCACCCGCTGCGTATCGGCCTGTCCACCGTGGTCGAGGTCGACCTGCATGACCAGAGCGGCCCGGCATTGGCCCAGCAGCCGCCGCAGCAGGCCAGCTATACCACCCAGGTCTATGATCGCCAGTTGGTCGAAGCCGACAACCTGATCGCCCGGCTGATCCACGAAAACAGCGCCACCGGCAAGACGGCGCAGCGATGAGCAATACCACCGCGGCCCAGTTCACCCCGCCGAGCCTGCTGCTGACCACCGTCGGCCTGTCGCTGGCGACCTTCATGCAGGTGCTCGATACCACCATTGCCAACGTCGCCCTGCCGACCATTTCCGGCAACCTCGGGGTGAGCTACGAGCAGGGTACCTGGGTCATCACCTCGTTCGCGGTGAGCAACGCCATCGCCTTGCCGCTTACCGGCTGGCTGAGCCGACGGTTTGGCGAGGTGAAGCTGTTCATATGGGCCACGCTGCTGTTCGTGCTGGCCTCGTTCCTCTGCGGGATTGCCCAGTCGATGCCGGAACTGGTCGGTTTTCGCGTGTTGCAGGGCGTGGTGGCCGGGCCGTTGTACCCGATGACCCAGACGTTGCTGATTGCGGTGTATCCGCCGGCCAAGCGGGGGATGGCCCTGGCACTGCTGGCGATGGTAACGGTGGTGGCGCCGATTGCCGGGCCGATCCTCGGCGGCTGGATCACCGACAGCTACAGCTGGCCGTGGATCTTCTTCATCAACGTGCCCATCGGCCTGTTCGCCGCCGCCGTGGTGCGCCAGCAGATGCGCAGTCGGCCGGTGGTCACCAGCCGCCAGCCGATGGACTATATCGGCCTGCTGACGCTGATCATTGGCGTCGGTGCCTTGCAGGTCGTACTCGACAAAGGCAACGACCTGGACTGGTTCGAATCGTCGTTCATCGTCACCGGCAGCCTGATTTCGCTGGTGTTCCTGGCAGTGTTCGTGATCTGGGAACTGACCGACCGCCACCCGGTGGTGAACCTGCGGCTGTTCGTGCACCGCAACTTCCGGGTCGGTACCCTGGTGCTGGTCGGCGGCTATGCCGGGTTCTTCGGCATCAACCTGATCCTGCCGCAGTGGTTGCAGACGCAGATGGGCTACACCGCCACCTGGGCCGGCCTGGCGGTGGCGCCGATCGGTCTGTTGCCGGTGATCATGTCGCCGTTCGTGGGCAAGTATGCGCACCGTTTCGACCTGCGCGTGCTGGCGGGGCTGGCATTTCTGGCGATCGGTACCAGCTGCTACATGCGCGCCGGGTTCACCAGCGAGGTGGACTTCCAGCACGTGGCCCTGGTGCAACTGTTCATGGGTATCGGCGTGGCACTGTTCTTCATGCCGACCTTGAGCATCCTGCTGTCCGACCTGCCGCCGCACCAGATTGCCGATGGCTCCGGGCTGGCGACCTTCCTGCGGACCCTGGGCGGGAGTTTTGCGGCGTCGCTGACGACCTGGATCTGGATTCGCCGGGCGGACCAGCACCATGCCTACCTGAGCGAACATATCAGCCAGTTCGACCCGGCGACACGGCATACCCTGGAGCAGCTCGGCGGGGCCAGCCCGCAAAGCTATGCCCAGCTGGAGCAGATGCTCAACGGCCAGGCGTACATGATGTCGACGGTGGATTACTTCACTTTGATGACCTGGGTGTTTGCCGGGTTGATCCTGCTGGTGTGGTTTGCCAAGCCGCCCTTTACCGCCAAGGCGGGGCCGGCGTCGGCGGGGCATTGACGGGCGGGGGCCCTGGCTTGTGACGTTGGGCGGGGCGGATATCGAGCGCCATCCCCGCCTTTGTTGTTCCCACACCGTGTCTTTTCCCCTATTGTCGAACCTCCCTTTTGCAACCTTCGGCAAATCCATGGAGAACGTCATCGTCATCACCGGTGCCAGCCGTGGCATCGGTGCCGCCACAGCGCTGCTGGCCGCCCGCCAGGGCTACCGCATCTGCATCAATTACCACGCCGACCACCAGGCCGCGGAGAATGTCCTCCATCAGGTTCGTGCCCTGGGCGCCGAGGCCATTGCGGTGCGTGCCGACGCCAGCGTCGAGGATGAAGTCATACAGTTGTTCCTGCGCGTCGACCAGGAACTTGGCCCGGTCACCGCGCTGGTCAACAACGCCGGCACCATTGGCCAGCAGAGCCGGGTCGAGGACATGTCCGAATTTCGCCTGCTCAAGGTCATGAAAACCAACGTCGTCGGCCCCATGCTCTGTGCCAAGCACGCCTTGCTGCGCATGGCGCGTCGACACGGCGGGCAGGGCGGGGCCATCGTCAACGTGTCGTCAGTGGCCGCACGCCTGGGCTCGCCCAACGAATACGTGGACTACGCCACCTCCAAAGGCGCACTGGACACCTTCACCATTGGCCTGGCCAAGGAAGTCGCAGGCGAGGGCGTGCGGGTCAATGGTGTTCGGCCAGGCTATATCCACACCGGGTTCCACGCGCTTTCCGGCGACCCCGACCGTGTCAGCAAACTTGAATCCGGCTTGCCCATGGGCCGCGGCGGGCGCCCCGAGGAAGTCGCCGAGGCCATTCTCTGGCTGCTTTCGGACAAGGCCTCGTATTCCACCGGCAGCTTCGTCGACCTGGGCGGCGGGCGCTGAGCCCGCCGGTCAGCTGTCCAGTAGCGTGCGTACCCGTTCGGCCAGCACCTGCAGCTCGAACGGCTTGGTCAGCACCAGCGTGCCTTGCAGCAGCTGGCCGTCACTGAGCGCTGCGCTTTCGTCGTAGCCGGTGATGAACAGCACCTTGAGCCCGGGGTAACGCTCGCGGCAACGTTCCGCCACCTGGCGGCCATTCAGGCCACCCGTCAGGCCGATGTCGCTGAGCAGCAGGTCTGGCCGCTCGCCGTCCTGCAGGTGGGCGAGGGCGGCCGGGCCGTTGTCGAATGCATCAACCCGATAACCCAGCTCCTCCAGCACTTCGCAGACCACCAGGCGCAAGGCGAGCTGGTCTTCGATCAGCAGGATACGCTGCGCGTTGGTGCTGCGGTGCTCTGGCAGCTTACGCTTTGCCACGACGGCCGGCGCTTCAGGTTGCTCGTGGTGGCGCGGTAGCAGCAGCTCGATGCGGGTACCTTCGCCAAGCGTCGACGATAGCCGTAGCTGACCGCCGGATTGCCGCACGAAACCGTAGGTCATCGACAAACCCAAGCCAGTGCCATGGCCCATGGGCTTGGTGGTGAAGAACGGGTCCACTGCGCGCTCGGCTACCTCAGGCGTCATGCCGTTGCCGTTGTCGATAATGCTCAGCCGCACGTATTCACCGGCTGGCAGTTCCACTGCGCGGGCCTGCTCGTCGTCCAGCACCAGGTTGTCGCCGTGAATGTCGATCGCGCCACCGTCAGGCATGGCGTCGCGGGCGTTGATGCAGATGTTGAGCAGGGCGCTTTCCAGTTGCGGCGGGTCGATGAACGTTGGCCACAGCTGGCAGGGAAAGCGGCTGGTCAGGTTGATGGACGGGCCGATGGTGCGGCACAGCAGCTCTTCCATGCCTGCCACCAGCGTGGCCACCTGCGTGGCACAAGGTTGCAGGGTCTGCTGGCGGGAAAACGCCAGCAGCCGGTGCACCAGCGAAGAAGCCCGCTGCGCCGAGCCGCTGGACAGGTCCAGCAACCCTTCCAGTCTATCGAAGCGCGACTGTTGCAAGTGTTGGCGCATCAGGTCCTGGGCAGCCAGGATGCCGCCCAGCAGGTTGTTGAAGTCGTGGGCGATGCCGCCGCTGAGCTGGCCTACTGCTTCCATTTTCTGTGCCTGGCGCAAGGCCTCTTCGGCCTTGGCCAGACGTTCCTGCTCCTGCACCCGCTGACTGATGTCATAGGCGAACAGATAAGCGCCCTGGATCTCGCCTTCATGGTCACGCAGGGCGTTGAAGCGCAGCTCATAGTGGCGTTGCCCGGGCGCTTGGCCAAAGGCGCCTGTCGCGATGAACTGCTCGCCCGCCAGCGCGCGCTGCCACAGTGGCAGGATCGGCGTCTGCTCGGTGTAATCGTGGTTGATCAGCCCGGGCATGTAATCGCCGACTTGCGGCGTTTGCCCGTACAAAAGCCGGAAGTCGAGCCTGGCCTGCCGGTTTACCGCCAGCCAGCGCATGTCCTTGCCAATCACGTGCACGTTGACCATGCTGTGATCGACCAACTCGGCAAACAGCCTGCGCTCTGCCAGTGCGGTGCTGACCCGTTGCTCGAGCTCCTGATTCAGGCGCTGCAAGGCCTGTTCTGCCCGTCGCCGTTCGGTGACGTCCTTGAACAGCACGGCCACCTGGCGCTTCTCGGCGGGTTCTACGCGGAACGTGGTAATGGATAACACGCGCCCGGTGGCAACCAGCTCCTGCTCAAAATGCAGCGGTTCACCCGTGCGTAGCACAGCGCCGTAGCGTGCCACCCAATCATCCGCCTCGTCGGGCACCATTTCGCGCAGCTTCTGCCCGACCACATCGGCTATGCCTGCATGCTTGGCGTAGGCGGCATTGGCCAGCACGTGCACATAGTCACTGAGGGGCCCGTGCGGGCCGTCGAAGAATTCGATGATGCAGAAACCTTCGTCCATGGTGTCGAACAGCGAACGGTAGAAGTCCTGGCCGTGGTCCTGAAGGCTGGAAAGGCGCGCTTCCAGCAGCGCATTGTGCCGTTGCAGGTCTTCGACTTGTTGGCGCAGATTGAGCAGTTCACGTTGAGGCATGTCGACATCCGACAAAAGGTACCGCCCAGACTTTAGCGCGTTCATCTGCACACGAATAGCCGCTCAGCGTGGCTGCGGGGCAACCCCCAGCAGCTGGTTGATGCGTTCGCCAAGGGACTGCAGGGTGAATGGCTTGGCCAGCAGTTCGGTGCGCCCGCCGAGCCGCACCATGGGTAGCGCGTCAGCAATGTCGTAACCGGTAATCAGCAATACCGGGGCGTCTTTCATCAGCCCCTGATACACCGCGGCAAGCTGGTAACCATCGGTTCCCCCGGGCAGGTCGATGTCCGCGACCAGCAGGTCTGGTGGCGGGCTTCGGTGCATTGCCTCAAGGGCCTGGCGACCATCCTCCAGGGCTTGCACTTCATGGCCCAGTTCTGTCAGCACTTCGACGAGCACCAGGCGCAGCGCCGGTTGGTCCTCCACCAGCATGATCCGACGCGCCTGCGCGCTCTCGGGCTGTGCATGGGCGGCGACAGCTGCAAGGTGGTCGCCGCCGCCTGTGTGTTGATCCTGGGGGAAATACAGGTGTACGCAGGTACCTTCCCCGGCAACGCTATCGATCAGCAACTGCCCGGCGGACTGCCGGGCGAAGCCATAGGCCATCGCCAGCCCCAGGCCGGTGCCCTGGCCCAGTGGTTTGGTGGTAAAGAACGGTTCGAGGGTTCGCTGCAGCACGGCGTCGGACATGCCCATGCCGTCGTCCTCGACGCGAATGTGCAGATAGCGGCCCGGCGGCAGGTCCAGGCGCCTGGCCTCGGCCGCTGCGAGATCGGTATTTGCACTGGCGATACGCAGGGTGCCACCGCGAGGCATGGCATCACGGGCATTGATGCACAGGTTGAGCAATACGTTTTCCAGCTGTTGCGGGTCGA harbors:
- a CDS encoding HlyD family efflux transporter periplasmic adaptor subunit, with translation MATSTDTPSPSAPPEPSRKRKAWLLALLLLVILAAAGAWAWYSLVGRWHESTDDAYVNGNVVEITPLVSGTVISIGADDGDLVHAGQVLLQFDPADSEVALQSAEARLARSVRQVRGLYSNVDSLKAQLETRQAELRKAQQDFNRRKVLAESGAIAAEELSHARDDLSVAQAAVNSARQQLSTSSALVDDTVVSSHPEVMAAAADLRQAYLDHARTTLVAPVTGYVAKRTVQLGQRLQPGTATMAVIPLDQVWIDANFKETQLRDMRIGQPVQISADLYGSEVKYSGTVDSLGAGTGSAFALLPAQNATGNWIKIVQRVPVRIHLSPDQLKEHPLRIGLSTVVEVDLHDQSGPALAQQPPQQASYTTQVYDRQLVEADNLIARLIHENSATGKTAQR
- a CDS encoding DHA2 family efflux MFS transporter permease subunit encodes the protein MSNTTAAQFTPPSLLLTTVGLSLATFMQVLDTTIANVALPTISGNLGVSYEQGTWVITSFAVSNAIALPLTGWLSRRFGEVKLFIWATLLFVLASFLCGIAQSMPELVGFRVLQGVVAGPLYPMTQTLLIAVYPPAKRGMALALLAMVTVVAPIAGPILGGWITDSYSWPWIFFINVPIGLFAAAVVRQQMRSRPVVTSRQPMDYIGLLTLIIGVGALQVVLDKGNDLDWFESSFIVTGSLISLVFLAVFVIWELTDRHPVVNLRLFVHRNFRVGTLVLVGGYAGFFGINLILPQWLQTQMGYTATWAGLAVAPIGLLPVIMSPFVGKYAHRFDLRVLAGLAFLAIGTSCYMRAGFTSEVDFQHVALVQLFMGIGVALFFMPTLSILLSDLPPHQIADGSGLATFLRTLGGSFAASLTTWIWIRRADQHHAYLSEHISQFDPATRHTLEQLGGASPQSYAQLEQMLNGQAYMMSTVDYFTLMTWVFAGLILLVWFAKPPFTAKAGPASAGH
- a CDS encoding PAS domain-containing protein; amino-acid sequence: MPQRELLNLRQQVEDLQRHNALLEARLSSLQDHGQDFYRSLFDTMDEGFCIIEFFDGPHGPLSDYVHVLANAAYAKHAGIADVVGQKLREMVPDEADDWVARYGAVLRTGEPLHFEQELVATGRVLSITTFRVEPAEKRQVAVLFKDVTERRRAEQALQRLNQELEQRVSTALAERRLFAELVDHSMVNVHVIGKDMRWLAVNRQARLDFRLLYGQTPQVGDYMPGLINHDYTEQTPILPLWQRALAGEQFIATGAFGQAPGQRHYELRFNALRDHEGEIQGAYLFAYDISQRVQEQERLAKAEEALRQAQKMEAVGQLSGGIAHDFNNLLGGILAAQDLMRQHLQQSRFDRLEGLLDLSSGSAQRASSLVHRLLAFSRQQTLQPCATQVATLVAGMEELLCRTIGPSINLTSRFPCQLWPTFIDPPQLESALLNICINARDAMPDGGAIDIHGDNLVLDDEQARAVELPAGEYVRLSIIDNGNGMTPEVAERAVDPFFTTKPMGHGTGLGLSMTYGFVRQSGGQLRLSSTLGEGTRIELLLPRHHEQPEAPAVVAKRKLPEHRSTNAQRILLIEDQLALRLVVCEVLEELGYRVDAFDNGPAALAHLQDGERPDLLLSDIGLTGGLNGRQVAERCRERYPGLKVLFITGYDESAALSDGQLLQGTLVLTKPFELQVLAERVRTLLDS
- a CDS encoding SDR family oxidoreductase; the encoded protein is MENVIVITGASRGIGAATALLAARQGYRICINYHADHQAAENVLHQVRALGAEAIAVRADASVEDEVIQLFLRVDQELGPVTALVNNAGTIGQQSRVEDMSEFRLLKVMKTNVVGPMLCAKHALLRMARRHGGQGGAIVNVSSVAARLGSPNEYVDYATSKGALDTFTIGLAKEVAGEGVRVNGVRPGYIHTGFHALSGDPDRVSKLESGLPMGRGGRPEEVAEAILWLLSDKASYSTGSFVDLGGGR